In one window of Chitinophagales bacterium DNA:
- a CDS encoding D-alanine--D-alanine ligase: MKKKIALVTGGLSGEAQISYKSAVTVGNNINRDVYDVYRIDINPDGWWYWPWEGDRSRVNRDDFSITHNGATIHFDAVLMCIHGTPGEDGKLQGYFDMLGLPYTSCDAATSALTFNKRYTVAVAAFGGVHVAKSMHLFVHTPVSPEQILQQLSLPVFVKPNNGGSSIGMSKVNQPEELGPALQKAFKEDSQVLVEEFISGREFTIGVFKQNGKITVLPITEIIAHNEFFDFEAKYQGKSEEITPAKISTAMQSALESAAVRVYEVMNCRGVVRVDFICNEADNKPFMLEVNTVPGQSEASVIPQQVRAMGWDLKDFYGAIIEESLKY; the protein is encoded by the coding sequence ATGAAGAAAAAAATTGCTTTAGTCACCGGCGGATTGAGTGGTGAAGCTCAGATCAGTTATAAGAGTGCGGTAACTGTTGGTAATAATATCAACAGGGATGTATATGATGTTTACAGAATTGATATTAACCCGGATGGCTGGTGGTATTGGCCATGGGAGGGAGATCGCTCACGTGTAAACCGGGATGATTTTTCCATTACCCATAACGGCGCAACCATTCATTTTGATGCGGTACTGATGTGTATTCATGGAACACCCGGAGAAGATGGCAAACTCCAGGGATATTTTGATATGCTGGGTCTGCCTTATACTTCCTGTGATGCAGCTACTTCTGCGCTTACATTCAATAAAAGATATACTGTTGCCGTTGCTGCTTTTGGTGGAGTGCATGTTGCCAAAAGCATGCATTTGTTTGTGCATACACCGGTAAGCCCTGAGCAAATATTGCAACAGCTCAGTTTGCCTGTGTTTGTAAAGCCAAATAACGGTGGTAGTAGTATTGGCATGAGTAAGGTAAATCAACCTGAAGAACTTGGTCCGGCCTTACAAAAAGCATTTAAAGAAGATAGTCAGGTACTGGTGGAGGAATTCATCAGCGGTAGAGAATTTACTATTGGTGTATTTAAGCAAAATGGAAAAATTACCGTGTTGCCCATAACAGAGATTATTGCACATAATGAGTTTTTCGATTTTGAAGCAAAGTATCAGGGGAAGAGTGAGGAAATTACACCTGCGAAAATTAGTACAGCGATGCAATCTGCACTGGAATCTGCAGCGGTAAGGGTGTATGAAGTGATGAACTGTCGCGGCGTAGTGCGTGTTGACTTTATCTGTAATGAAGCAGATAACAAACCATTTATGTTGGAAGTGAACACGGTGCCCGGCCAAAGTGAAGCTAGTGTGATTCCACAGCAGGTGAGAGCTATGGGCTGGGATTTGAAAGATTTTTATGGCGCCATCATTGAAGAAAGCCTGAAATACTAA
- a CDS encoding PASTA domain-containing protein, which produces MPQQKSNFFSFITQRPLWLNILAGVVLGLFVLIIFFNSLKWITGFGEQQKVPSVMGQNIVAAQKMLEDQGFAVEIQDSVYVDSVAKLSVLKQSPEADEIVKKGRTIYLTINRAMPPLVDMPNLVGLSIRSAEMYLQSMGLKLGMVSFRPDIARNAVLEQLYNEKPIVAGTKIPLGSSISFVLGNGLGGNDMEVPNLVGLNFMEAKAYLQSIGINIGAIIADNSLSDSASAYIIKQNPQVFAELPTGERQVNKIKPGQLMDIWLSSTPPPTPIVDSIKQQ; this is translated from the coding sequence ATGCCACAGCAAAAAAGCAATTTCTTTTCCTTTATCACCCAGCGGCCTTTGTGGCTGAATATTCTTGCAGGCGTAGTGCTGGGATTATTTGTGCTCATCATTTTCTTTAATTCATTAAAGTGGATTACCGGGTTTGGCGAGCAGCAGAAAGTGCCTTCTGTAATGGGACAGAATATTGTTGCTGCACAAAAAATGTTGGAGGACCAGGGTTTTGCAGTTGAGATACAAGATTCTGTCTATGTTGATTCTGTTGCCAAACTTTCAGTGTTGAAGCAATCGCCTGAAGCAGATGAAATTGTAAAAAAAGGAAGAACCATCTACCTCACAATCAATAGGGCAATGCCCCCACTTGTGGATATGCCAAATCTTGTTGGCCTGTCTATACGAAGTGCTGAAATGTACTTGCAAAGTATGGGACTTAAATTAGGGATGGTTTCATTCAGACCTGATATCGCCAGAAACGCTGTGTTAGAACAGTTGTATAATGAGAAGCCAATTGTAGCAGGTACTAAAATACCATTGGGTAGTTCTATAAGCTTTGTGCTGGGAAATGGATTAGGTGGTAATGATATGGAAGTGCCCAATTTGGTTGGTTTGAATTTTATGGAAGCTAAAGCCTATCTCCAAAGCATAGGTATTAATATAGGCGCCATCATTGCAGATAATAGTTTGTCTGATTCAGCAAGTGCTTATATCATTAAGCAGAATCCACAGGTATTTGCAGAATTGCCAACCGGCGAAAGACAAGTGAATAAAATTAAACCTGGCCAGCTGATGGATATCTGGCTGAGTTCAACACCCCCGCCAACACCAATCGTTGATTCCATTAAACAGCAATAA
- a CDS encoding rhodanese-like domain-containing protein codes for MKLITVEDLKQRIDSGESIHLIDVREPHEHAEFNVGGQLIPLGKIQSMQLDELEELKQEEIVLYCRSGNRSGQACMILETMGFTNVVNVAGGMLAWQEKIGK; via the coding sequence ATGAAACTAATCACTGTAGAAGACCTTAAACAAAGAATTGATTCTGGTGAATCCATTCATCTCATTGATGTTCGCGAACCACATGAGCATGCTGAATTTAATGTTGGCGGCCAATTGATTCCTTTGGGTAAGATACAGTCCATGCAATTGGATGAACTGGAAGAACTGAAGCAGGAAGAAATTGTCTTGTATTGCAGAAGTGGAAACAGAAGCGGACAAGCTTGCATGATCTTAGAAACAATGGGCTTTACCAATGTGGTAAATGTTGCAGGTGGTATGTTGGCTTGGCAAGAAAAAATTGGAAAGTAA
- a CDS encoding ABC transporter ATP-binding protein, with protein MDRQVLLNIRKLSLDFEQDSRKLPALKGIDLTLHKGEILAIVGESGSGKSVTSLSIMGLLPEQTSIYSPDSAIEFYDKGRMIDLLTADETTRAQIRGNRIAMIFQEPMTSLNPVLTCGEQVMEAILQHQKLDAIAAKTATIHLFEQVLLSNPQAIFSRYPHQLSGGQKQRVMIAMAMSCQPDILICDEPTTALDVTVQKTILELLKQLQQAYQMGIVFITHDLNLVADFADTVAVLYQGQLVEKGSVSTIFKQAQHPYTRALLACRPVLYSKGERLPVVADFLHGDTIETQKTKADVQITKKDSTKLLQVHDLHVWYPTNHNLLGKPVDYYKAVNGVSFEVFKGETLGLVGESGCGKSTLGRTLLGLIKSHSGKIQYQDKELTTCNQKEWQLLRKDMQLIFQDPYASLNPSLTIGEAIAEPLEVHKVYTNHATRKAAVIELLEKVQLKADHYNRYPHQFSGGQRQRIVIARALALQPSFVICDESVSALDVSVQAQVLNLLNELKDSFGFTAIFISHDLSVVRYISDRIMVMQGGRIVESGYANEVYTNPQSAYTQQLIAAIPKGIVSV; from the coding sequence ATGGACCGCCAAGTGCTTTTAAATATTCGCAAGCTTTCCCTTGATTTTGAACAGGATAGCCGAAAGCTTCCTGCACTGAAAGGGATTGATTTAACCTTACATAAGGGTGAAATCCTGGCCATAGTTGGTGAATCAGGCTCTGGCAAATCGGTTACATCCTTGTCCATTATGGGGCTTCTACCCGAACAAACCAGTATCTATAGCCCAGATAGCGCAATTGAATTTTATGACAAAGGCAGGATGATTGATTTGCTAACTGCAGACGAAACAACACGTGCACAAATAAGGGGCAATCGAATTGCCATGATTTTCCAAGAACCCATGACCTCACTTAACCCCGTTCTTACTTGTGGGGAACAGGTTATGGAAGCCATCCTACAGCATCAAAAACTAGATGCGATTGCCGCGAAAACAGCTACAATCCATCTTTTTGAACAAGTGCTACTATCCAATCCACAAGCAATTTTTTCCCGATACCCACACCAACTTAGTGGCGGACAGAAACAACGTGTCATGATCGCCATGGCGATGAGCTGCCAACCAGATATCCTGATCTGTGATGAGCCTACTACAGCCCTGGATGTTACTGTTCAGAAAACCATTCTGGAACTTTTGAAACAATTGCAACAAGCATACCAGATGGGTATTGTATTCATAACACACGACCTGAATCTTGTTGCTGATTTCGCAGATACAGTTGCCGTATTGTATCAGGGTCAATTGGTGGAAAAGGGATCTGTATCAACCATTTTCAAACAAGCACAGCATCCTTATACAAGAGCATTACTTGCTTGCAGACCGGTTCTCTACAGCAAAGGAGAACGTTTACCCGTTGTTGCAGATTTTCTGCATGGGGATACAATCGAGACACAAAAAACAAAAGCTGATGTTCAGATAACGAAAAAAGATTCAACCAAGCTGCTGCAGGTGCATGATTTGCATGTTTGGTATCCCACTAATCACAATCTTTTGGGCAAACCTGTAGATTATTACAAGGCTGTGAATGGCGTAAGCTTCGAGGTGTTCAAAGGAGAAACACTTGGTCTTGTGGGTGAGAGTGGTTGCGGGAAATCCACGCTGGGAAGAACTTTATTGGGTCTAATTAAATCGCACAGCGGTAAAATTCAGTATCAGGACAAAGAACTTACTACTTGCAATCAAAAAGAGTGGCAATTGCTGCGGAAGGATATGCAGCTGATTTTTCAGGACCCTTATGCATCATTAAATCCCAGCCTTACTATTGGCGAAGCCATTGCAGAACCTTTGGAAGTACACAAAGTATATACCAATCACGCAACAAGAAAAGCTGCCGTGATTGAGTTATTGGAAAAAGTACAATTGAAGGCAGATCATTACAACAGATACCCACATCAGTTTAGTGGAGGGCAAAGACAAAGGATTGTCATAGCAAGGGCATTGGCACTACAACCCAGCTTTGTGATTTGCGATGAAAGTGTGAGTGCTTTGGACGTGAGTGTACAGGCGCAAGTGCTGAATTTGCTCAATGAACTGAAAGACAGCTTTGGCTTTACAGCCATTTTCATCTCACATGATTTATCAGTAGTGCGTTATATCAGCGATCGGATCATGGTAATGCAAGGAGGCAGAATTGTTGAGAGCGGCTATGCTAATGAAGTTTACACCAATCCTCAATCAGCCTATACGCAACAACTTATTGCTGCAATACCCAAGGGTATCGTCTCTGTGTAA
- the ccsA gene encoding cytochrome c biogenesis protein CcsA: MLRKSWWKILSFLLLVYTCTYGFLVKVPKLDDRMQESIRNFFFHVPMWFSMMVLFTVSVIYSIKYLRNPLRKHDHYAKAYAATGTLLGVLGIVTGAIWANYQWGAPWSGDPKQNGAAIAILIYFAYFVLRGSLTDEEKQSRVGAVFNVFAFFMLFPTLWILPRLTESLHPGGQGSEGNPGINGQDLDPSMRLVFWPAVLGWTLLAVWITTLKIRIELLKDKQEQHA; encoded by the coding sequence ATGCTTCGTAAATCCTGGTGGAAAATATTGTCTTTCTTATTGCTGGTGTACACCTGTACATATGGCTTCCTGGTAAAAGTGCCAAAATTGGATGATCGTATGCAAGAGAGCATCCGAAACTTCTTCTTCCACGTGCCGATGTGGTTTTCGATGATGGTGCTATTTACTGTATCTGTCATTTACTCTATCAAGTATTTGCGTAATCCTTTGCGCAAGCACGATCATTATGCCAAAGCATATGCTGCTACAGGCACTTTGTTGGGTGTATTGGGTATTGTTACTGGAGCTATCTGGGCAAACTATCAGTGGGGTGCACCCTGGAGTGGAGATCCTAAGCAGAATGGCGCAGCCATCGCTATCCTTATCTACTTTGCTTATTTCGTACTGAGGGGAAGTTTAACCGATGAGGAAAAGCAATCCAGAGTAGGTGCCGTATTTAATGTTTTTGCTTTTTTTATGCTTTTCCCAACGCTTTGGATCTTACCAAGATTAACTGAATCATTGCATCCGGGTGGTCAGGGAAGTGAGGGTAATCCCGGCATCAACGGTCAGGATTTGGATCCTTCTATGCGATTGGTATTCTGGCCGGCTGTTTTAGGCTGGACTCTTTTAGCCGTATGGATTACCACTTTGAAAATACGTATTGAATTACTCAAGGATAAACAGGAACAACATGCATAA
- a CDS encoding CcmD family protein encodes MHNRKHYLLSILAMYMAFAANAQAETDVMRSNGKIYVVMAVVLVILLGLFVYVWRVDKKISRLEK; translated from the coding sequence ATGCATAATCGTAAACACTACCTGCTTTCAATTTTGGCCATGTATATGGCATTTGCAGCTAATGCTCAGGCAGAAACTGATGTCATGCGCAGCAATGGAAAAATCTATGTGGTCATGGCAGTAGTATTGGTGATTTTACTGGGCCTGTTTGTGTATGTTTGGCGTGTTGACAAAAAGATCTCGCGCTTAGAAAAGTAG
- a CDS encoding Glu/Leu/Phe/Val dehydrogenase → MSGTNYSFFQSVERSFDKATKFTKWEKGLLEQIKACNSIYSMRFPVKMDDGRIEVIEAYRVQHSHHKTPCKGGIRFSEEVNQDEVMALAALMTYKCAIVNVPFGGGKGGIKINPRKHSAYELEKITRRYTAELVKKNFIGPGTDVPAPDYGTGEREMAWIVDTYQSLRPGEIDAAGCVTGKPITQGGVRGRKEATGLGVFFGVREVCSMPDVMAKLGLTTGVEGKRVVVQGLGNVGYHSAKYFREHGSKVIAIAEYEGAIMNPDGLNEEEVFQHRKKTGSILNFPGATNITKSGDALELECDILIPAALENVINGENADRIKAKIVGEAANGPCTPEADEVFAKKGILCIPDMYLNAGGVTVSYFEWLKNLSHVRYGRMEKRFTENMNGHILGQIESLTGKQVGEKERSMILHGADEVDLVHSGLEESMISATREVMDCWKSNPEIPDMRTAAYVVAINKVGTSYAELGIFP, encoded by the coding sequence ATGTCTGGAACAAACTACAGTTTCTTTCAAAGTGTAGAAAGAAGCTTTGATAAGGCAACCAAATTTACCAAGTGGGAGAAGGGCTTGCTAGAGCAGATTAAAGCGTGTAACAGTATTTACAGCATGCGTTTTCCGGTAAAAATGGATGATGGACGTATTGAAGTTATTGAAGCATATCGTGTGCAGCACTCTCATCACAAAACGCCTTGTAAGGGTGGTATCCGTTTCAGTGAAGAAGTGAATCAAGATGAAGTTATGGCTTTGGCTGCCTTGATGACCTATAAGTGTGCGATTGTGAACGTGCCTTTTGGTGGTGGTAAGGGTGGTATCAAAATCAATCCAAGAAAACACTCTGCATACGAGTTAGAGAAAATTACGCGTCGTTATACTGCTGAGTTGGTGAAAAAGAATTTCATTGGCCCAGGTACTGATGTGCCAGCACCAGACTACGGAACAGGCGAGCGTGAAATGGCTTGGATTGTGGATACTTACCAATCACTGAGACCTGGTGAAATTGATGCTGCTGGTTGTGTTACCGGTAAGCCTATCACACAAGGTGGTGTGCGTGGTCGTAAAGAAGCAACCGGATTGGGTGTGTTCTTTGGAGTGCGTGAAGTATGTAGTATGCCAGATGTAATGGCTAAGTTGGGATTAACAACTGGCGTGGAAGGTAAGCGTGTGGTAGTGCAAGGTTTGGGTAACGTAGGTTATCACTCAGCCAAATATTTCCGCGAGCACGGGTCTAAAGTAATCGCCATCGCAGAATACGAAGGTGCTATCATGAACCCAGACGGTTTGAATGAAGAAGAAGTATTCCAGCACAGAAAGAAAACTGGTTCAATTCTAAACTTCCCCGGTGCAACCAATATCACCAAGAGCGGTGATGCTTTGGAACTGGAATGCGATATCCTGATTCCTGCAGCTTTGGAAAACGTAATCAACGGTGAAAATGCAGACAGAATCAAGGCTAAGATCGTAGGTGAAGCTGCCAATGGTCCTTGTACACCAGAAGCTGATGAAGTGTTTGCAAAGAAGGGTATTCTTTGCATCCCTGATATGTACCTGAATGCAGGTGGTGTTACCGTGTCTTATTTTGAATGGTTGAAAAACCTGAGCCACGTGCGTTATGGTCGTATGGAAAAGCGTTTTACTGAGAATATGAACGGACATATCCTTGGTCAGATTGAATCTTTAACCGGTAAACAAGTAGGCGAAAAAGAACGCAGCATGATTCTTCATGGTGCAGATGAAGTGGATTTGGTACATAGTGGTTTGGAAGAATCCATGATTTCTGCCACTAGAGAAGTAATGGACTGCTGGAAGAGCAACCCTGAAATTCCTGATATGCGTACTGCGGCTTATGTAGTAGCGATCAATAAGGTAGGTACCAGCTATGCTGAACTGGGTATTTTCCCATAA
- a CDS encoding type I restriction enzyme HsdR N-terminal domain-containing protein, whose amino-acid sequence MIHVEYPKYNFTISLQAGKEMIFDPIRKKHVRLTPEEWVRQNLLQYLIQIKQYPAAMMAVEKALLVNGVNRRFDIVVYQNEVPWLLIECKEQDQELNAAVAQQMIAYKSVLPSVAYLCISNGNDTLLWEINESKLLVKDDFPEWPNSTKG is encoded by the coding sequence ATGATTCATGTAGAATATCCTAAATACAATTTCACTATCAGCTTGCAGGCAGGAAAGGAAATGATTTTCGATCCTATCCGAAAAAAGCATGTTCGCCTAACACCTGAAGAATGGGTTCGACAAAACCTATTGCAATACCTGATTCAAATCAAACAGTATCCTGCTGCTATGATGGCGGTTGAAAAAGCGCTATTGGTAAATGGCGTAAATAGAAGATTTGATATTGTGGTTTATCAAAACGAAGTTCCATGGCTACTGATTGAGTGCAAGGAGCAAGACCAGGAATTGAATGCAGCCGTGGCGCAACAAATGATTGCTTACAAATCAGTTTTACCATCTGTAGCATACCTGTGCATCAGTAATGGAAATGATACATTGTTATGGGAGATTAATGAAAGCAAACTTTTGGTAAAAGATGATTTTCCGGAATGGCCTAACTCAACGAAGGGCTAA
- a CDS encoding AMP nucleosidase gives MKTKDEIVKNWLPRYTGESLENFGKYILLTNFGNYVHMFAKWNKVKVIGLDKPYQCATANGITIINFGMGSASAATVMDLLSAIEPKAVLFLGKCGGLKRKNKLGDLILPIAAIRGEGTSNDYFPPEVPALPSFALEKAISTTIRDYGVDYWTGTVYTTNRRVWEHDNEFKNYLRKVRAMGIDMETATIFSVGFFNHIPTGALLLVSDQPMVPEGVKTSVSDKKVTEKFVDRHLQIGIDSLKQLINNGLTVKHLRF, from the coding sequence ATGAAAACGAAAGATGAGATTGTTAAAAACTGGTTACCCCGCTACACGGGTGAGAGCCTGGAAAATTTCGGTAAGTATATTTTGCTGACCAATTTTGGCAATTATGTACACATGTTCGCCAAGTGGAATAAGGTGAAAGTGATAGGTTTAGACAAACCATACCAGTGTGCAACTGCCAATGGTATTACCATCATCAATTTTGGTATGGGTAGTGCATCCGCCGCCACGGTGATGGATCTGTTGAGTGCAATTGAACCTAAAGCAGTATTGTTTCTGGGTAAGTGCGGTGGTTTGAAAAGAAAAAATAAGTTAGGTGATTTGATCTTGCCTATTGCGGCAATCAGAGGAGAAGGTACCAGTAATGACTATTTCCCGCCTGAAGTGCCAGCACTTCCTTCATTCGCCTTAGAAAAAGCGATATCAACTACCATCCGTGATTATGGAGTGGACTACTGGACTGGAACAGTTTATACAACCAACCGTAGAGTTTGGGAACATGACAACGAGTTTAAGAACTATTTGAGGAAAGTACGTGCCATGGGTATTGATATGGAAACTGCTACAATTTTCTCCGTAGGCTTTTTTAATCATATTCCAACCGGTGCACTGTTGTTGGTGAGCGACCAGCCAATGGTGCCAGAAGGTGTGAAGACCAGTGTTAGTGATAAGAAAGTGACAGAGAAATTTGTTGACCGCCATTTGCAGATTGGTATCGATTCGCTGAAGCAGCTGATCAATAACGGTCTAACTGTAAAACACCTGCGCTTCTAA
- a CDS encoding heme exporter protein CcmB, which produces MQRSIQHIAALIKKDFLLEWRQQYTLFGVLLYVASTIFVAYLSMGQPEASTWNALFWIIQLFVCVNAVAKSFLQEGRGRMLYFYSIAGARDFILSKLLFNALLMLVMSILALAIYTLLLGNPLEHLLTFLGITILGGVSISLVFTFLAAIAAKAQQQSAMMAIMGFPIIVPQLLLLMKISSVAFADVVQGGFWEMAGTLAGLDLLVIALAIILFPFLWKD; this is translated from the coding sequence ATGCAGAGAAGCATACAACATATTGCAGCCCTCATAAAAAAGGATTTTCTGTTGGAATGGCGCCAGCAGTACACCCTTTTTGGCGTATTGCTCTATGTTGCTTCTACCATTTTTGTTGCATACTTGTCCATGGGACAGCCTGAAGCAAGTACGTGGAATGCGCTGTTCTGGATTATTCAACTTTTTGTTTGTGTAAATGCTGTAGCCAAAAGTTTTTTACAAGAAGGCAGGGGCAGGATGTTATACTTCTACTCTATTGCCGGCGCAAGAGATTTTATACTAAGCAAACTTTTATTCAATGCCTTGCTGATGCTAGTGATGAGTATACTAGCACTGGCAATTTATACACTACTACTTGGCAATCCACTGGAACACTTACTCACGTTTTTGGGTATTACCATTTTGGGCGGAGTAAGCATTAGTCTGGTGTTTACTTTTCTTGCTGCGATTGCCGCTAAAGCACAACAACAATCAGCCATGATGGCTATCATGGGCTTCCCCATCATCGTACCGCAACTACTGCTACTGATGAAAATTTCTTCCGTTGCTTTTGCAGATGTTGTGCAAGGCGGATTCTGGGAAATGGCCGGCACGCTGGCAGGCTTAGACCTGCTGGTCATCGCACTGGCCATTATACTATTTCCTTTTTTATGGAAGGATTAG
- a CDS encoding thymidine kinase, whose amino-acid sequence MFIEPNISGERRGWIEVICGSMFSGKTEELIRRLKRAKIANLKVEIFKPAIDVRYDETQVVSHDANAIHSTPIDNSQKILLMIEDVDVVGIDEAQFFDDQIMHVCETLATRGIRVIVAGLDMDYMGKPFGQMPNLLATADYITKLHAICVKCGNIANISYRKTKQTGQVLLGEKDVYEPRCRKCYHDGD is encoded by the coding sequence ATGTTTATTGAACCTAACATATCAGGAGAAAGAAGAGGCTGGATTGAAGTAATCTGTGGCAGCATGTTCAGCGGCAAGACCGAAGAACTCATCCGCCGCCTGAAAAGAGCTAAAATTGCCAATCTAAAAGTAGAAATATTCAAGCCTGCTATTGATGTGCGCTACGATGAAACCCAGGTAGTCAGCCACGATGCCAATGCAATACACTCTACGCCTATCGATAACTCGCAGAAAATTCTGCTGATGATTGAAGATGTTGATGTGGTGGGTATTGATGAAGCTCAGTTCTTTGATGACCAGATCATGCATGTTTGTGAAACCTTGGCTACACGGGGTATCAGGGTGATAGTTGCCGGTCTGGATATGGACTATATGGGCAAACCTTTTGGTCAGATGCCGAATTTGTTGGCTACTGCCGATTATATTACCAAACTGCACGCGATATGTGTGAAGTGTGGCAATATTGCTAATATCTCATACCGAAAAACTAAACAGACTGGTCAGGTCTTATTGGGTGAAAAAGATGTATATGAGCCTCGTTGCAGAAAATGCTATCACGACGGCGATTAA
- a CDS encoding 3-deoxy-D-manno-octulosonic acid transferase produces the protein MSILFYNLFLQVYVLAARLLALRNPKAAAWVAGRKRVLTELHSWKQHNQKPLIWVHAASLGEFEQGKPIIEALRLQYPNYAILISFFSPSGLEPSKQYPHADHICYLPMDGKKNAKAFIETANPKLAIFIKYEFWYYYLTTLQEKQIPTLLIAAIFRKDQPFFKWYGQLHRKILKTYSAIFVQNENSLALLRECGYTGEAMISGDSRFDRVATIARQFSSNKVVDSFIQGRTTLVAGSTWPKDHVLLQEMMHAFPDLCFIIAPHHVDASSIEAACKQIPEAITYTNAEKGQSGRILLIDRIGLLTKLYHYADITWIGGGFDKEGVHNVLEAAVYHKPVLLGPIYHKYAEVIELIEAGGAIVMHNKSDAQQNLAKLISDSIHRKSIGEKAGNYVAAKQGATEKTIEWIQLNRLLTN, from the coding sequence AGCACGATTGCTTGCTTTACGCAATCCCAAAGCTGCAGCTTGGGTAGCAGGCAGAAAACGGGTTTTAACAGAGCTGCACAGCTGGAAGCAGCATAACCAAAAGCCGCTTATCTGGGTACATGCAGCATCCCTTGGCGAATTTGAACAAGGCAAGCCCATTATTGAAGCATTACGTTTACAATACCCCAATTACGCAATCCTCATCAGTTTTTTCTCTCCATCAGGTTTAGAACCAAGCAAACAATATCCGCATGCAGATCATATCTGCTACCTGCCAATGGATGGAAAGAAAAACGCAAAAGCTTTTATCGAAACAGCCAATCCAAAACTGGCTATATTTATCAAGTATGAATTCTGGTATTACTACCTCACTACTTTACAAGAAAAGCAGATTCCAACTTTATTAATAGCAGCTATATTTAGAAAAGACCAACCCTTTTTTAAATGGTATGGGCAACTACATAGAAAAATACTGAAAACCTACTCAGCGATTTTTGTTCAAAACGAAAACTCATTAGCTCTTTTACGTGAATGTGGTTATACTGGCGAAGCCATGATTAGTGGTGACTCTCGTTTTGACCGTGTAGCTACTATTGCTAGACAATTTTCCTCTAACAAAGTAGTAGATAGTTTCATACAAGGCAGAACTACGCTGGTTGCAGGAAGTACCTGGCCCAAAGACCATGTGCTACTGCAAGAAATGATGCATGCTTTCCCTGATCTATGTTTCATCATTGCTCCACATCATGTAGACGCATCAAGTATTGAAGCAGCCTGCAAACAAATACCTGAAGCAATTACTTATACAAATGCAGAAAAAGGACAATCAGGTCGGATTTTATTAATCGATAGAATTGGTTTACTTACCAAACTTTATCATTACGCTGACATCACCTGGATTGGCGGTGGTTTTGACAAGGAAGGCGTACACAATGTATTGGAAGCAGCGGTCTACCACAAGCCGGTTTTGCTAGGCCCCATCTATCATAAATATGCAGAAGTGATTGAATTGATTGAAGCTGGTGGCGCCATCGTTATGCACAACAAATCTGATGCGCAACAAAATCTAGCTAAACTGATATCAGATAGCATACACAGGAAAAGCATTGGAGAAAAAGCTGGTAACTATGTTGCCGCTAAGCAGGGTGCAACAGAAAAGACGATTGAATGGATTCAATTAAATCGTCTCTTGACCAATTGA